From [Clostridium] symbiosum, a single genomic window includes:
- a CDS encoding SpoIIE family protein phosphatase — MGIKVDIAYKSLNKNEEELCGDKVEILHTEDSHILILADGMGSGVKANILATMTSKILGTMFLRGILLEECVETIAETLPVCKVRQMAYATFSILQVYDDGSAYLVEFDNPGCIFIRNGKIMKIPENYRMIENRRINEYHFNVQMGDAFILLSDGAINAGVGELLNFGWNWDSVAEYALREYGKTISAMHLAAAVSQACNDLYQYRPGDDTTVAVLRIGEKKLINLMTGPAANQEDDEAMIKDFMADGSALKIVCGGTSANIVARVLEKKIDVSVGEIDPNIPPTAYIEGIDLVTEGVVTLNRVLKFLEQYTRDDEIDEEFFMELDKPNGASMLAKLLIESCTDLHLFVGKAVNGAYQNTELPFQLGVRQKLVDQIEDVMRRLGKTVAVKYY; from the coding sequence ATGGGAATTAAGGTCGATATTGCATACAAAAGCCTGAATAAGAATGAGGAGGAGCTCTGCGGCGATAAGGTAGAGATTCTCCACACGGAAGATTCCCACATCCTGATCCTGGCCGACGGCATGGGAAGCGGCGTGAAAGCCAACATTCTGGCGACGATGACCTCCAAAATTCTGGGAACCATGTTCCTGAGAGGAATTTTACTGGAGGAATGCGTGGAGACCATTGCGGAGACACTGCCTGTCTGTAAAGTCAGGCAGATGGCGTATGCGACGTTCAGTATCCTGCAGGTCTATGACGACGGCTCCGCCTACCTGGTGGAATTTGACAATCCGGGCTGTATTTTTATCCGCAACGGAAAAATCATGAAGATACCGGAGAATTACCGGATGATTGAGAACAGAAGGATCAATGAGTACCATTTTAACGTGCAGATGGGGGATGCTTTTATCCTGCTCAGCGATGGGGCCATCAATGCGGGTGTCGGGGAACTGCTGAACTTCGGCTGGAACTGGGACAGCGTGGCGGAGTATGCCCTCAGGGAATATGGAAAAACAATCTCCGCGATGCATCTGGCCGCGGCGGTCAGCCAGGCCTGCAATGACCTTTACCAGTATCGGCCGGGCGATGACACGACGGTGGCCGTGCTGAGGATTGGTGAGAAAAAGCTGATTAACCTGATGACGGGTCCGGCGGCCAACCAGGAAGACGATGAAGCGATGATAAAAGACTTCATGGCCGACGGCAGCGCGCTCAAGATAGTATGCGGTGGAACCAGCGCCAATATTGTGGCCCGTGTGCTGGAAAAGAAGATTGATGTATCGGTTGGGGAGATCGACCCGAATATCCCTCCGACGGCATATATAGAGGGAATCGACCTTGTGACCGAAGGTGTGGTGACCCTGAACCGCGTTCTCAAATTCCTGGAGCAGTATACAAGGGATGATGAGATTGACGAGGAATTTTTTATGGAACTGGATAAACCCAACGGAGCCTCCATGCTGGCAAAACTGTTGATTGAGAGCTGCACGGATCTACACCTCTTTGTGGGAAAAGCCGTGAATGGAGCCTAC
- a CDS encoding [Fe-Fe] hydrogenase large subunit C-terminal domain-containing protein: MRIIDFKESKCMHCYKCVRYCDVKAVMIKDGRAEVIEDKCVLCGHCLHVCPQSAKTMASDLDTVKYYIRQGYRVVVSLAPAYMGFFQDVALGQIHEAFRKLGFFDVRETAEGAAAVTAEYTRLLEEGRMDNIITTCCPSVNDLIEIYYPKLVPYMAPVVSPMVAHGRMLKKEYGGDTKVVFVGPCIAKKKESTDSRNAASIDAVLNFNDIKKWLQDEQISPAGCGDIPFAHLEPKVNQLYPVTGGVISSVLTTGNQTDSYRKLHIHGTKNCIEFCDSMMAGEIDGSFIEMNMCTGGCINGSAPLDREVSRFRVKIDMEERISREPADGGMLRSMSEGVGLKKQYRDRSTNDLMPTEEQIREILAKTGKKTPEDELNCGACGYSTCREKAIAVFQKKAELNMCIPYMHDRAESLANLVMDTSPNLVMIVDGDMKIMEYSAVGERYFGKTRAEAIQMYLFEFIDPTDFQWVYSTHQSIRGKKVDYPEYNLSALINIVYVEKKDVVLATIIDITEQEYQAKKYYEKKLNTVELAHEVIRKQMTVAQEIAGLLGETAAETKITLLDLCDSLLEDGEEDQASGRKKKRRGAASVSGKEGRG; encoded by the coding sequence ATGAGGATTATTGATTTTAAGGAAAGTAAATGCATGCACTGTTATAAGTGCGTCCGTTATTGCGATGTGAAGGCAGTCATGATTAAAGATGGAAGGGCAGAGGTCATAGAGGATAAGTGCGTTCTCTGCGGCCACTGCCTTCATGTCTGTCCGCAGTCGGCCAAGACGATGGCCAGCGATCTCGATACGGTTAAGTATTATATCAGGCAGGGGTACCGGGTGGTGGTCTCCCTGGCTCCCGCCTATATGGGCTTTTTCCAGGATGTAGCGCTGGGCCAGATTCATGAGGCATTCAGAAAACTGGGCTTTTTTGATGTCAGGGAGACGGCGGAAGGTGCGGCGGCTGTGACGGCGGAGTACACCAGGCTCCTTGAGGAGGGGCGGATGGACAATATTATCACGACGTGCTGTCCCAGTGTCAATGACCTGATTGAAATATATTACCCGAAGCTGGTGCCCTATATGGCTCCTGTCGTATCTCCAATGGTGGCACACGGACGTATGCTTAAGAAGGAGTACGGCGGGGATACGAAGGTGGTATTTGTCGGCCCCTGCATTGCCAAGAAGAAAGAATCCACGGATTCGAGAAATGCGGCGAGCATCGATGCCGTTCTGAATTTCAATGATATTAAAAAATGGCTGCAGGACGAACAGATATCGCCGGCCGGCTGCGGGGACATTCCGTTTGCACATCTGGAGCCGAAGGTAAACCAGCTCTATCCGGTAACGGGCGGAGTAATCAGTTCCGTCCTGACCACGGGAAACCAGACGGACAGCTACAGAAAGCTCCATATTCACGGAACGAAAAACTGCATTGAATTCTGCGACAGCATGATGGCCGGAGAGATCGACGGCAGTTTTATCGAGATGAACATGTGCACGGGCGGCTGCATCAACGGCTCGGCTCCTCTGGACAGGGAAGTTTCCCGGTTCAGGGTAAAGATCGACATGGAGGAGCGGATTTCCAGGGAACCTGCCGACGGCGGGATGCTGCGCAGCATGAGCGAAGGCGTGGGCCTTAAAAAGCAGTACCGCGACCGCTCCACAAACGACCTGATGCCGACGGAGGAACAGATCCGGGAAATCCTTGCAAAGACAGGCAAGAAGACGCCGGAGGATGAGCTGAACTGCGGAGCCTGCGGTTATTCTACCTGCAGGGAGAAGGCAATCGCCGTTTTCCAGAAGAAGGCGGAGCTTAACATGTGTATCCCTTACATGCATGACCGGGCCGAATCCCTGGCAAACCTTGTGATGGACACATCCCCCAACCTTGTCATGATCGTGGATGGGGATATGAAGATAATGGAGTACTCGGCGGTGGGGGAACGGTACTTTGGTAAGACCAGAGCCGAGGCAATCCAGATGTATTTATTCGAGTTTATTGACCCTACGGATTTCCAGTGGGTGTATTCGACCCATCAGAGTATCCGGGGCAAGAAGGTGGATTATCCCGAGTATAACCTGTCAGCCCTGATCAATATCGTATATGTGGAGAAAAAGGATGTGGTCCTTGCAACCATCATCGATATCACGGAGCAGGAATACCAGGCTAAAAAATATTATGAGAAGAAACTGAACACGGTGGAGCTGGCCCACGAGGTAATCAGGAAACAGATGACGGTTGCCCAGGAGATTGCCGGACTGCTGGGAGAGACGGCGGCGGAGACAAAAATCACGCTGTTGGATCTGTGCGATTCCCTGTTGGAGGACGGGGAGGAAGATCAGGCCTCCGGCAGAAAAAAGAAGAGACGGGGCGCAGCCTCTGTATCCGGGAAGGAAGGCAGGGGATAG
- a CDS encoding CarD family transcriptional regulator, with protein sequence MNKGDYMVHWSGKVCVLKDVAEMNLTGTKREYYILTPVRDQAEKIYVPTEKTEGVLRPVLSRKEALELAGRIKDIEPLLIKDERQRAQEYKDAYYSQDYMNLVRIAKELYQRKERRGREGKKLPSKDAQMMTLVEKTFEEEMAVALGVDTGEVKELLETGSMNRL encoded by the coding sequence ATGAATAAAGGCGATTATATGGTTCATTGGAGCGGCAAGGTCTGTGTGTTGAAGGACGTGGCTGAGATGAATTTGACAGGGACGAAGAGAGAGTATTATATCCTAACCCCTGTGAGAGACCAGGCGGAAAAGATTTATGTCCCTACTGAAAAGACGGAAGGAGTTCTCCGGCCGGTGCTTTCAAGGAAGGAAGCCCTGGAGCTGGCTGGGCGGATCAAGGATATTGAGCCGCTGCTGATTAAGGACGAAAGACAGCGCGCACAGGAGTACAAGGATGCCTACTATTCGCAGGATTATATGAATCTGGTCAGGATTGCCAAGGAACTATATCAGAGAAAAGAACGCAGAGGCAGGGAAGGAAAGAAACTTCCGTCCAAGGATGCCCAGATGATGACTCTGGTGGAGAAGACCTTTGAGGAGGAGATGGCGGTGGCCCTGGGGGTTGACACCGGTGAAGTGAAAGAACTGCTGGAGACGGGAAGCATGAACCGGCTGTAA
- a CDS encoding elongation factor G, with protein MNVYGTKQIRNVVLLGHGGAGKTTVAEALALVTGVTKRMGKVPEGSTISDYDKEEIKRQFSISTTMIPLEYEGEDGPIKINLLDTPGYFDFVGEVEEAISVADAAIIVVNCKAGIEVGTEKAWELCEEYNLPRIIFVTNMDDDQASFRELILKLEKRFGRKIAPFQVPIRENEKFVGFVNVVKMKGRRFTNLSDYEECEIPEYTKKNLGIVRDALIEAVAETSEEYMERYFSGEEFTQEEISSALREHVIEGNIVPVQMGSGINAQGFSHLLQAIDKYFPSPDKFECVGVDVSTGERFTAKYNDDVSLSARVFKTIADPFIGKYSLMKICTGSLKPDSVIYNVNKDAEEKVQKIYLLRGKDVIEVPELKAGDIGAVAKLSVTQTGDTIAVRTAPIVYHKPKISTPYTYMAYSAKTKGDEDKISSALARLMEEDLTLKAVNDAENRQSLLYGIGDQQLEIVVSKLLARYKVDIVLTKPRFAFRETLRKKVEAQGKYKKQSGGHGQYGDVKMEFEPSGDLEKPYVFEEKVFGGAVPRNYFPAVEKGIQECVVKGPLAGYPVVGLKATLTDGSYHPVDSSEMAFKMAATLAFKKAFMEANPVLLEPIASLKVIVPDKFTGDVMGDLNRRRGRVLGMNSDHHGKQIIEADIPMSELFGYNTDLRSMTGGIGTYSYEFSRYEQAPGDVQKKEVEARAAEAAEKD; from the coding sequence ATGAACGTGTATGGGACAAAACAAATCCGTAATGTTGTTTTATTAGGTCATGGCGGCGCCGGAAAGACAACAGTAGCAGAAGCCCTGGCTCTTGTTACAGGTGTTACAAAGAGAATGGGTAAGGTTCCGGAAGGCTCCACTATCAGTGATTATGATAAAGAAGAAATCAAAAGACAGTTCTCTATTTCCACAACCATGATTCCGTTAGAGTATGAAGGAGAAGACGGTCCGATTAAGATTAACCTCTTAGACACTCCCGGTTATTTTGATTTTGTTGGAGAGGTTGAGGAAGCAATCAGCGTTGCGGACGCGGCGATCATCGTTGTGAACTGCAAGGCGGGCATTGAAGTAGGAACGGAGAAGGCATGGGAGCTCTGCGAGGAGTACAATCTGCCGAGAATTATATTTGTAACGAACATGGACGATGATCAGGCCAGTTTCCGTGAACTGATCCTGAAACTTGAGAAGCGCTTCGGAAGAAAGATCGCCCCGTTCCAGGTGCCGATCCGTGAGAATGAGAAGTTCGTAGGTTTTGTCAATGTTGTAAAGATGAAGGGCAGAAGATTTACCAATTTAAGTGATTACGAAGAATGCGAGATTCCTGAGTATACGAAGAAGAACCTGGGAATTGTCAGAGACGCCCTGATCGAGGCCGTAGCCGAGACCAGCGAGGAGTACATGGAACGTTATTTCTCCGGCGAAGAATTTACCCAGGAAGAAATCTCTTCTGCGCTCAGAGAACATGTTATAGAAGGAAATATCGTACCGGTCCAGATGGGTTCCGGCATCAACGCCCAGGGATTCAGCCATCTGCTTCAGGCTATCGACAAGTATTTCCCGTCACCCGATAAATTTGAGTGCGTCGGCGTGGATGTATCCACCGGCGAGCGCTTTACAGCCAAATATAACGACGATGTTTCCCTGTCGGCCAGAGTATTTAAGACCATTGCCGATCCGTTTATCGGTAAATATTCACTGATGAAGATTTGCACCGGTTCCCTGAAGCCCGACAGCGTGATTTACAACGTGAACAAGGACGCGGAGGAGAAGGTTCAGAAGATTTATCTGTTAAGAGGCAAGGACGTCATCGAAGTGCCTGAGTTAAAGGCCGGAGATATCGGCGCTGTGGCGAAACTGAGCGTGACACAGACAGGCGATACGATTGCAGTCCGCACCGCACCGATCGTTTACCATAAGCCGAAGATTTCCACACCGTATACATATATGGCTTACTCAGCCAAGACGAAGGGTGACGAGGATAAGATTTCTTCAGCCCTCGCAAGACTGATGGAGGAAGATTTAACGCTGAAAGCAGTCAATGACGCCGAGAACCGCCAGAGCTTACTCTACGGTATCGGAGATCAGCAGCTGGAGATTGTTGTAAGCAAACTGCTTGCCAGATATAAAGTTGATATCGTCCTCACCAAACCGAGATTTGCATTCCGTGAGACACTCAGAAAGAAAGTGGAGGCTCAGGGCAAGTATAAGAAACAGTCCGGTGGACATGGCCAGTACGGCGACGTTAAGATGGAATTCGAACCGTCCGGCGATTTAGAGAAACCGTACGTATTTGAAGAGAAAGTATTCGGCGGCGCCGTTCCGAGAAACTATTTCCCGGCAGTAGAGAAGGGCATACAGGAATGCGTTGTCAAGGGACCGCTTGCCGGTTATCCGGTAGTAGGCCTTAAGGCTACCCTGACGGACGGTTCTTACCATCCGGTAGACTCTTCGGAGATGGCATTCAAGATGGCCGCCACACTGGCATTCAAGAAGGCATTTATGGAAGCCAACCCGGTTCTTCTCGAGCCAATCGCTTCCCTGAAGGTGATTGTGCCGGATAAATTCACCGGTGACGTTATGGGCGATTTAAACCGCAGAAGGGGACGCGTTCTTGGAATGAACTCCGATCACCACGGCAAACAGATTATCGAAGCAGATATCCCGATGTCTGAACTGTTCGGATATAATACGGATCTCCGTTCCATGACCGGCGGTATCGGCACCTATTCCTACGAGTTCAGCCGCTATGAGCAGGCTCCGGGCGACGTACAGAAGAAGGAAGTGGAAGCAAGAGCCGCAGAGGCTGCTGAGAAAGATTAA
- the aroF gene encoding 3-deoxy-7-phosphoheptulonate synthase, with amino-acid sequence MIIIMKPHASEEAVRKVTGMIESKGLTAHLSKGDQVTIIGVVGDKTRLTGSNIEISDGVDKVVNVTESYKLANKKFHPDPTVIKVQNTEIGPNTLTVMAGPCAIESSSQLMETAFAVKKAGATFLRGGAYKPRTSPYSFQGLETEGLKYMKEAREATGLSVICEVTSSHAIESAVQYVDMLQIGARNMQNFELLKEAGKTSLPILLKRGLSATIDEWLNAAEYIMSEGNENVVLCERGIRTYETSTRNTLDLSAVPVLRQRTHLPIIVDPSHATGVRAYVEPLSKAAIAAGADGLMIEAHPCPEKALSDGPQSLTFEEFDDLMKRLRPYAELSDRTF; translated from the coding sequence ATGATTATTATAATGAAGCCGCACGCTTCGGAGGAAGCAGTCAGAAAAGTAACCGGAATGATCGAGTCAAAGGGACTGACGGCTCATCTTTCCAAGGGTGATCAGGTAACCATCATCGGAGTTGTAGGCGATAAGACGAGGCTCACAGGCTCCAACATTGAAATCTCGGACGGCGTAGACAAGGTGGTGAACGTCACCGAATCCTACAAACTGGCGAATAAGAAGTTCCATCCGGATCCCACCGTCATAAAAGTGCAGAATACGGAGATTGGGCCGAACACGCTCACCGTCATGGCCGGTCCCTGTGCGATTGAGAGCAGCAGCCAGCTGATGGAAACGGCCTTTGCCGTGAAAAAGGCCGGCGCCACCTTCCTCCGCGGAGGCGCCTACAAACCAAGGACCTCCCCCTACTCGTTCCAGGGACTTGAAACGGAGGGCCTTAAATATATGAAGGAAGCCAGGGAGGCCACCGGACTTTCTGTTATCTGCGAAGTCACCAGCAGCCACGCGATTGAATCGGCCGTGCAGTACGTGGATATGCTCCAGATTGGAGCCAGGAACATGCAGAATTTCGAACTGCTCAAAGAAGCGGGAAAAACTTCTCTTCCCATCTTACTGAAACGCGGTTTATCTGCTACAATAGATGAGTGGCTGAATGCAGCCGAATACATTATGTCTGAAGGCAATGAAAATGTGGTTCTCTGCGAGCGTGGAATCCGCACCTACGAGACATCCACGAGAAATACGCTGGACTTAAGCGCGGTGCCGGTTCTGAGGCAGAGGACGCATCTTCCGATTATTGTGGACCCGAGCCATGCGACGGGCGTCAGAGCCTATGTGGAACCGCTGTCCAAGGCAGCCATTGCCGCCGGAGCGGACGGACTGATGATTGAAGCCCATCCCTGCCCTGAAAAGGCGCTCTCCGACGGCCCGCAGTCTCTCACCTTCGAAGAATTCGACGACCTGATGAAACGTCTCAGGCCGTACGCAGAGCTTTCAGACAGGACATTCTAA
- a CDS encoding prephenate dehydrogenase, with amino-acid sequence MTDLTVAFIGLGLIGGSIAKGLKRGAPDTKIMAYMRTREKLEQAKQDGIVDVILDGVDEHLMECDIIFLCTPVEYNADYLNRIRPFIKEGAIVTDVGSTKTNIHETVSALGMEECFVGGHPMAGSEKTGYESATDHLLENAYYIITPAGKTPPSFVERMTGVAAAIGAIPLVLDYREHDFIVAAISHLPHLIASSLVNLVHDCDTENQTMKLLAAGGFKDITRIASSSPVMWEQICMTNNTNISVILRRYIESLNQILCEVESKKSGAIHQLFESSRDYRNSFADNSKGSITPDYSFSVDVVDEPGAISIISAILAGQGINIMNIGINHNREHGEGALRISFYEEASMTAAWNRLKSYNYTLKK; translated from the coding sequence ATGACAGATTTGACAGTTGCGTTTATCGGACTCGGCCTGATCGGCGGTTCCATCGCCAAGGGGCTAAAGCGAGGAGCGCCAGATACGAAGATTATGGCATACATGCGCACCAGGGAAAAACTGGAGCAGGCGAAACAGGATGGAATTGTGGACGTGATTCTGGACGGTGTGGATGAACACCTCATGGAATGCGATATCATTTTTCTATGCACCCCTGTTGAATATAATGCCGATTACCTGAACCGGATCCGTCCCTTCATAAAAGAGGGAGCCATTGTCACTGACGTCGGAAGCACCAAGACAAATATCCACGAGACGGTCTCCGCTCTCGGCATGGAGGAATGTTTTGTCGGCGGCCACCCGATGGCCGGTTCCGAAAAGACCGGTTATGAGAGCGCCACCGATCACCTGCTGGAAAATGCCTACTATATTATCACGCCGGCCGGAAAGACTCCGCCTTCCTTTGTGGAACGAATGACCGGGGTTGCCGCAGCAATCGGAGCAATTCCCCTTGTGCTGGATTACAGGGAGCACGACTTTATTGTGGCCGCCATCAGCCACCTGCCCCACCTGATCGCCTCCAGCCTTGTCAACCTGGTTCATGACTGTGATACCGAAAACCAGACGATGAAGCTTCTGGCCGCCGGCGGTTTTAAGGACATAACGCGTATCGCCTCCTCCTCCCCCGTCATGTGGGAGCAGATCTGTATGACCAACAATACCAATATCTCGGTTATCCTGAGACGCTATATCGAATCGCTCAATCAGATTCTTTGTGAGGTGGAATCCAAGAAATCGGGCGCCATTCATCAGCTTTTCGAGTCCTCCAGAGACTACAGGAACTCGTTTGCCGATAACTCAAAGGGCTCCATTACGCCGGACTATTCTTTCTCCGTGGATGTAGTGGATGAGCCGGGCGCCATTTCCATCATCTCCGCCATTTTAGCAGGCCAGGGGATTAACATTATGAATATCGGAATCAACCATAACCGGGAACATGGAGAAGGCGCGCTGCGCATTTCCTTCTATGAAGAGGCCTCCATGACCGCCGCATGGAACCGGCTGAAAAGTTATAATTATACGCTTAAGAAATGA
- the aroA gene encoding 3-phosphoshikimate 1-carboxyvinyltransferase yields MIFSKVRRLAGELTVPGDKSISHRSIMFGSLADGLTEVRGFLQGADCLSTISCFSKMGITIENNGDTVLIHGKGPKGLSAPAGVLDCGNSGTTTRLISGILAAQDFNVTLTGDESICKRPMKRIMEPLSMMGAHIESKYNNGCAPLEITGSRLHGIHYLSPVASAQVKSAVLLAGLYADGETRVTEPYVSRNHTELLLSAYGADVHREGTTAILRPGNPLKGLKLTVPGDISSAAFFIAAALIIPDSEILIRNVGVNPTRDGMLHVCRMMNGNVTLLNETNESGEPTADLLIRSSALKGTVIEGSIIPTLIDELPMIAAMACFADGTTLIRDAAELKVKESNRIAVMTENLKAMGADVEETDDGMIIRGGRPLHGAVIDSKKDHRIAMTFAVTALAAEGETEILDADCVNISYPGFYSDLHCLFRK; encoded by the coding sequence ATGATATTCTCCAAAGTCCGCCGCTTAGCGGGGGAACTGACCGTACCGGGTGACAAATCCATCTCCCACAGAAGCATTATGTTCGGCTCACTTGCCGACGGGCTGACGGAAGTCCGCGGTTTTCTTCAGGGAGCGGACTGCCTGTCCACAATATCGTGTTTTTCTAAAATGGGAATTACCATTGAGAACAACGGCGATACCGTCCTGATACATGGAAAAGGCCCGAAAGGCCTCTCCGCCCCGGCCGGGGTTCTGGACTGCGGGAACAGCGGCACCACCACCCGGCTGATCTCCGGAATTCTGGCCGCCCAGGATTTCAATGTAACGCTGACCGGAGACGAGTCCATCTGCAAACGTCCCATGAAGCGCATTATGGAACCGCTTTCCATGATGGGCGCCCATATTGAAAGCAAATATAATAACGGCTGTGCGCCTCTTGAAATTACCGGGAGCCGGCTTCACGGAATCCACTACTTATCTCCCGTCGCCTCCGCCCAGGTAAAATCAGCCGTCCTGCTGGCCGGACTTTATGCGGACGGGGAGACGCGCGTCACGGAGCCGTATGTCTCAAGGAACCATACGGAGCTTCTGCTCTCCGCTTACGGGGCCGATGTCCATAGGGAGGGTACAACGGCCATATTGAGGCCCGGCAATCCCCTGAAAGGGCTAAAGCTTACCGTTCCAGGCGATATCTCATCGGCCGCCTTTTTTATTGCCGCCGCTCTGATTATCCCGGACTCCGAGATTCTGATCCGCAATGTCGGCGTTAACCCGACCCGTGACGGCATGCTCCATGTATGCAGGATGATGAACGGAAACGTCACGCTTCTGAACGAAACAAACGAATCGGGTGAACCCACCGCCGATCTGCTCATCCGGTCCTCTGCACTGAAGGGCACCGTCATTGAAGGGAGCATCATCCCAACCCTGATTGATGAGCTGCCGATGATCGCCGCCATGGCCTGTTTTGCAGATGGGACGACGCTGATCCGCGATGCCGCAGAGTTGAAGGTAAAAGAGTCCAACCGGATCGCCGTCATGACGGAGAACCTGAAAGCCATGGGCGCTGATGTGGAAGAAACTGATGACGGCATGATCATCCGCGGCGGCCGTCCTCTCCACGGGGCCGTCATCGACAGTAAAAAAGATCACCGCATCGCGATGACCTTTGCCGTAACGGCGCTGGCTGCCGAAGGGGAAACAGAGATTCTGGACGCCGACTGCGTAAATATATCCTATCCGGGATTTTACTCCGACCTGCACTGCCTGTTCAGGAAATAA
- a CDS encoding EamA family transporter, translating to MWFIFALLSSVFAALTSILAKVGIEGINSNLATAIRTVVVVFMAWGMVFITNTQGGMASISRKSWIFLILSGLATGASWMCYYKALQLGEASKVVPIDKFSTVITVLLAFLFLHEQMSAKTVIGLILITAGTFTMIL from the coding sequence ATGTGGTTTATCTTTGCGCTTCTGTCTTCCGTCTTCGCCGCCCTGACCTCCATATTGGCTAAGGTCGGCATAGAAGGCATTAACTCCAATCTGGCCACCGCCATCCGCACCGTAGTTGTGGTTTTCATGGCATGGGGCATGGTTTTCATCACCAATACCCAGGGTGGAATGGCCTCCATCAGCAGGAAGAGCTGGATTTTCCTGATTCTGTCCGGCCTGGCTACCGGCGCCTCCTGGATGTGTTATTACAAAGCCCTTCAACTTGGAGAGGCCTCGAAGGTTGTCCCGATTGATAAATTCAGCACGGTAATCACGGTCCTGCTCGCCTTTCTTTTTCTCCATGAGCAGATGTCCGCAAAAACCGTGATCGGCCTGATTTTGATCACAGCTGGGACGTTTACAATGATTCTTTAA